In one window of Nocardia brasiliensis DNA:
- a CDS encoding pyrimidine reductase family protein, which produces MQRSHNAIQLTDLNPGDLARLYAYPENLSAPWVRANFVASIDGAATSDGQSEGLGTPADKTVFLMLRELADVVLVGAGTVRSENYGGARTDPQVRRTLHQRGAGGHPDGAAPPIAVVTASAAIDVGARLLTDTTVPPLIITTATAPAERKQQLADAGAEVIEAGDLAVTPNGLLRVLAERGLYRVLCEGGPHLFGELLTADVVDDLCLTTAPILVGGTARRISLSAHEFHRRMRRAHLLLDDDGTMLTRWIRQ; this is translated from the coding sequence ATGCAGCGTAGCCACAATGCGATCCAGCTCACAGACCTGAACCCGGGCGATCTCGCGCGGCTGTACGCCTACCCCGAGAACCTGTCCGCGCCATGGGTGCGCGCCAATTTCGTGGCGAGCATCGACGGCGCAGCTACCAGCGACGGCCAGTCGGAGGGACTCGGCACGCCCGCCGACAAGACCGTGTTCCTGATGCTGCGCGAACTTGCCGATGTCGTGCTGGTCGGCGCGGGCACGGTCCGTTCGGAGAACTACGGCGGCGCGCGGACCGATCCGCAGGTGCGGCGGACGCTGCACCAGCGTGGCGCGGGCGGACATCCGGACGGCGCGGCGCCACCGATCGCGGTGGTCACCGCGAGCGCGGCGATCGACGTCGGCGCCCGGCTGCTCACCGATACGACGGTCCCGCCGTTGATCATCACCACCGCCACCGCGCCCGCCGAGCGCAAACAGCAACTCGCCGACGCGGGCGCGGAGGTGATCGAGGCGGGCGATCTCGCCGTCACGCCCAACGGCCTGTTACGCGTGCTGGCCGAACGCGGGCTCTACCGCGTGCTGTGCGAGGGCGGACCGCATCTGTTCGGCGAACTGCTCACCGCCGACGTGGTCGACGACCTGTGCCTGACCACCGCCCCGATCCTGGTCGGCGGCACCGCACGGCGGATCTCGTTGTCCGCACACGAGTTCCATCGGCGGATGCGCCGCGCGCACCTGCTGCTCGACGACGACGGCACGATGCTGACCCGCTGGATCCGGCAATAG
- a CDS encoding alpha/beta hydrolase, with translation MRWTRAVVLAATLSTVIAGCGAGPSDRPGVAVERQRVGGAATTSPAPPPPPSAELPKSDLSWRECTKPTLDLLGFGPAPAGLVLDCAEFTTPIDAAGSVSGKFRTAAIRAKLPQTPADVAPLVLTSGSDRSSTATLAGLATGPASALLAARPIVAVDRRGIGSSLPIDCLPAEIRKGMADNAQFGPGAADPVEAMIEYSQDGTIACRDFLQPSEGTFDAPHAADDIEQLRRVWQVEHIALLGTGNGAKVALSYARKYGDHLARLVLDSPEAVAVDATTRAEQQLTGAEAALTAFAQRCTGLGCSLGADPRAAITELVNRAGSGQLGDISANALLTAVSGFLGGPRADQADRVGELADALSAAGRGDRAALATLIQRESAAISSDGQFVNRCTDIQQPPTPVRAKELMGEWASKYPVFGRAKAISLMGCAAWPVSNTPQLPEKLDLPVLLLGGIADPVVGNAGQASVAGALGKAGARQAGLTWQGFGHPVTNHSTCAQRILVDYLKDAKLPADGTACPA, from the coding sequence ATGCGCTGGACTCGGGCCGTCGTGCTGGCCGCGACACTCTCGACAGTTATCGCCGGATGCGGGGCGGGGCCCTCCGACCGTCCCGGCGTTGCCGTCGAGCGCCAGCGGGTCGGCGGCGCGGCTACCACCTCGCCCGCCCCGCCCCCGCCGCCGAGCGCCGAACTGCCGAAATCCGATCTGTCCTGGCGTGAATGCACCAAGCCGACCCTCGACCTGCTCGGCTTCGGGCCAGCCCCGGCGGGCCTGGTACTCGACTGCGCCGAGTTCACCACGCCGATCGATGCGGCGGGCTCGGTGAGCGGCAAGTTCCGGACCGCCGCCATTCGCGCCAAACTGCCGCAGACCCCCGCCGACGTGGCCCCGCTGGTCCTCACCTCCGGCTCGGACCGGTCCTCGACGGCCACCCTCGCGGGTCTGGCCACCGGGCCGGCGAGCGCACTGCTGGCCGCGCGGCCGATCGTCGCGGTGGACCGCCGCGGCATCGGCAGCTCGCTGCCGATCGACTGCCTGCCCGCCGAGATCCGCAAGGGCATGGCCGACAACGCCCAATTCGGGCCGGGCGCAGCCGATCCGGTCGAGGCGATGATCGAGTACAGCCAGGACGGCACCATCGCCTGCCGCGACTTCCTGCAGCCCTCCGAGGGCACCTTCGACGCACCTCACGCCGCCGACGACATCGAGCAGCTGCGCAGGGTGTGGCAGGTCGAGCACATCGCGCTGCTCGGCACCGGCAACGGAGCGAAGGTCGCGCTGAGCTACGCCCGCAAGTACGGCGATCACCTGGCCCGGCTCGTGCTCGACTCCCCCGAGGCCGTCGCCGTCGACGCCACCACCCGCGCCGAACAGCAATTGACGGGCGCCGAAGCCGCGTTGACCGCGTTCGCCCAGCGCTGCACCGGACTCGGCTGTTCGCTCGGCGCCGATCCGCGCGCCGCGATCACCGAACTGGTGAACCGCGCCGGTTCCGGTCAGCTGGGCGATATCTCGGCCAACGCGCTGCTCACCGCGGTGTCGGGATTCCTCGGCGGACCGCGCGCCGACCAGGCCGACCGGGTCGGTGAACTCGCCGACGCGCTGTCGGCGGCCGGGCGCGGCGATCGCGCCGCGCTCGCCACCCTGATCCAGCGAGAATCCGCGGCGATCAGCAGCGACGGCCAATTCGTGAACCGCTGCACCGACATTCAGCAGCCGCCCACACCCGTCAGGGCCAAGGAACTGATGGGCGAGTGGGCGAGCAAGTATCCGGTGTTCGGTCGCGCGAAGGCGATCTCGCTGATGGGCTGCGCGGCCTGGCCGGTGTCGAACACGCCGCAGCTGCCCGAGAAGCTCGACCTGCCGGTGCTGCTGCTCGGCGGCATCGCCGATCCGGTGGTCGGCAACGCCGGGCAGGCCTCGGTCGCCGGTGCACTCGGCAAAGCGGGCGCCAGGCAGGCCGGACTCACCTGGCAGGGCTTCGGTCATCCGGTGACCAATCATTCGACCTGTGCCCAGCGCATCCTGGTCGACTACCTGAAAGACGCGAAGCTGCCCGCCGACGGCACCGCCTGCCCGGCCTGA
- a CDS encoding glycosyltransferase family 87 protein has product MLLRQLEPRTARTTAEVIKFALWPIAVMTVLNRVFIKAVNGYITDDFRPVYQASLDFLNRRPVYWANFDWVDPHYLYYPSGTLLIAPVAWVHDYEKARWLFILVNVIAILLAWYLLLRLFRFTVGSVVAPVLLLAMFMSETVTNTLVFTNVNGCILAAELIFLHLLLKRRDLWAGAALGLSLAVKPTLIPLLLIALVRGQWKVFLTALGVPAALMAIAWPLSQDPEKFFTHTAPYLFETRDYFNSAIAGNGEYYGLPPWLIWGMRLGMGVLVAISLWLLYRYYREDELFFVCTSSGVLLTAMFLLPSLGQMYYSMMLFPFLMTVVLRNSVLRNWPAWLAVFGFMSYDKWLSDRPGWQHWGRDLEYLRITFGWGLLLLVVFCVLGERYLSARREGRLQFGIDPTWIKPVPGTAKSAAPSSSNGAATAVAKPISVE; this is encoded by the coding sequence GTGTTACTTCGACAGCTCGAGCCCCGCACCGCTCGCACCACCGCCGAGGTGATCAAGTTCGCACTCTGGCCCATCGCGGTCATGACCGTGCTGAACCGGGTTTTCATCAAGGCTGTCAACGGATACATCACCGATGACTTCCGTCCGGTCTACCAGGCATCACTGGACTTCCTGAACCGGCGGCCGGTCTACTGGGCGAACTTCGACTGGGTCGATCCGCACTACCTGTACTACCCGAGCGGCACGCTGCTGATCGCGCCCGTGGCATGGGTACACGACTACGAGAAGGCGCGCTGGCTGTTCATCCTGGTGAACGTCATCGCGATCCTGCTCGCCTGGTATCTGCTGCTGCGGCTGTTCCGCTTCACGGTGGGTTCGGTCGTCGCGCCGGTGTTGCTGCTGGCGATGTTCATGTCCGAGACCGTCACCAACACACTGGTCTTCACCAACGTCAACGGCTGCATCCTCGCCGCCGAGCTGATCTTCCTGCACCTGCTGCTCAAGCGTCGCGATCTGTGGGCCGGTGCGGCCCTCGGCTTGAGTCTCGCGGTGAAACCGACACTGATACCGCTGCTGCTCATCGCTCTCGTACGCGGTCAGTGGAAGGTCTTCCTCACCGCCCTCGGCGTGCCTGCCGCGTTGATGGCGATCGCCTGGCCGCTCTCGCAGGACCCGGAGAAGTTCTTCACCCACACCGCGCCCTACCTTTTCGAGACGCGCGACTACTTCAACAGCGCGATCGCGGGCAACGGTGAGTACTACGGCCTGCCGCCGTGGCTGATCTGGGGCATGCGCCTCGGCATGGGCGTGCTCGTCGCCATCTCGCTGTGGCTGCTCTACCGGTACTACCGCGAAGACGAACTGTTCTTCGTGTGCACCTCGTCCGGTGTGCTGCTCACCGCGATGTTCCTGCTGCCCTCGCTGGGCCAGATGTACTACTCGATGATGCTGTTCCCGTTCCTGATGACCGTGGTGCTGCGCAATTCGGTGCTGCGCAACTGGCCCGCCTGGCTCGCGGTCTTCGGGTTCATGAGCTACGACAAGTGGCTCTCGGACCGGCCCGGCTGGCAGCACTGGGGTCGCGATCTCGAGTACCTGCGCATCACCTTCGGCTGGGGTCTGCTGCTGCTCGTCGTGTTCTGCGTGCTCGGCGAGCGGTACCTGTCCGCGCGGCGCGAAGGACGGCTGCAGTTCGGCATCGACCCGACCTGGATCAAGCCGGTGCCCGGCACGGCGAAATCCGCGGCGCCCAGCTCGTCCAACGGCGCGGCGACAGCTGTCGCCAAACCTATTAGCGTGGAGTGA